In Desulfatirhabdium butyrativorans DSM 18734, a genomic segment contains:
- a CDS encoding SGNH/GDSL hydrolase family protein, translating into MERIYRFGAYIYIIAVMIAIVVQDHTTVLPLGLFNQDRKLYALVSNLCLTVSIVMFVVLTVEFWTQRRLRIGNWIRGCLAFFIITELLVFSADRIFVSGNAKSRLGGPYYERQTSRGTWVILKKPHAGGWLASEENAKLKKVSDRFRILFLGDSYTEGSGHGKDCNYPDVVEKTIQSKFANVEVMNAGVAGYGPVDALNLLEFLEEEGYRFDLVVYNMFTENDYTDNLPQTERRVVGGMIFRFPHSWFLRTIHPTNSYLFRYVLVIWKLSTLPEEASSPISFRSGKCVFSREDSTEVSSFLKAFIRERLEGNRMVAQSERAKREVMDAISAMKACAGRLDIPFIIAVFPDRVLVDGNIRQQLHIEYDKLWPLKDLQTLLYRTFSNTPVVSVENALQGLSGMYRWDDTHLSDLGNVTAGSYVAEKLVEFLARSTSVQLGSGKGH; encoded by the coding sequence GTGGAGCGGATCTACAGATTTGGCGCATATATTTATATAATTGCCGTAATGATCGCGATTGTTGTACAGGATCACACGACGGTGCTTCCTCTCGGTCTCTTTAACCAGGATCGGAAGCTGTATGCGCTGGTTTCAAATTTATGTTTGACCGTCTCCATCGTGATGTTTGTGGTGCTGACGGTTGAGTTTTGGACACAAAGGCGGCTGAGGATAGGTAATTGGATAAGGGGGTGCCTGGCTTTTTTCATCATAACGGAACTTCTTGTTTTTTCAGCGGATCGAATTTTCGTGAGTGGAAATGCAAAGAGCCGACTCGGGGGACCGTATTATGAGCGGCAAACATCCCGTGGAACGTGGGTGATTCTAAAAAAACCTCATGCCGGTGGATGGCTTGCTTCCGAGGAGAACGCTAAACTCAAAAAAGTCAGCGATCGTTTTCGCATTCTTTTTCTTGGAGATTCTTATACAGAAGGCAGTGGACATGGTAAGGATTGTAACTATCCAGATGTTGTTGAAAAAACAATTCAAAGCAAATTTGCAAATGTAGAGGTTATGAATGCCGGTGTCGCAGGCTATGGGCCGGTTGATGCCCTGAATCTACTGGAGTTTTTGGAGGAAGAAGGATACCGATTTGATTTGGTCGTATATAACATGTTTACAGAAAACGATTATACCGACAACCTGCCGCAGACCGAAAGGCGGGTTGTCGGAGGGATGATATTCAGGTTCCCTCATTCCTGGTTTTTACGAACGATTCATCCGACCAACTCCTATCTTTTCCGTTACGTGTTGGTTATCTGGAAATTGAGTACTCTGCCCGAAGAGGCATCGAGTCCGATTTCGTTCCGGTCAGGAAAATGTGTATTTTCTCGAGAAGACTCCACCGAGGTTTCATCTTTTCTGAAAGCGTTTATTCGGGAGAGGCTGGAAGGGAATCGGATGGTGGCACAATCGGAACGAGCAAAGCGGGAAGTTATGGATGCGATCAGCGCCATGAAGGCTTGTGCAGGCAGGCTGGATATCCCTTTTATCATCGCAGTATTTCCGGATCGGGTGCTTGTTGATGGCAATATCCGACAACAGCTTCATATTGAATATGATAAGCTATGGCCATTGAAAGATCTGCAGACCCTGCTTTATCGGACATTTTCGAATACTCCGGTGGTGAGTGTTGAGAATGCTTTGCAGGGGCTTTCTGGAATGTACCGTTGGGACGATACACATCTTTCCGATTTGGGAAATGTAACTGCAGGAAGTTATGTGGCTGAAAAGCTGGTTGAATTTCTTGCAAGGTCAACGAGCGTGCAGTTGGGTTCGGGCAAGGGACATTGA